A region of Clostridia bacterium DNA encodes the following proteins:
- the upp gene encoding uracil phosphoribosyltransferase: MHHENPTIFNHPLISHKITLLRDVRTGNKQFRELVEEIAILMGYEALRDLPTEKIEIETPITKTVSPVIAGKKLAIVPILRAGLGMVNGIHALVPTAKVGHIGLYRDHETLEPHEYYCKLPEDIDKRLVILLDPMLATGGSACAAVDFIKQRGCKHIKFMSIIAAPVGIKRLMDAHPDVQLYCGCLDEKLNENGYIVPGLGDAGDRIFGTM, translated from the coding sequence ATGCATCACGAAAATCCGACTATCTTCAACCATCCGCTGATCTCGCACAAGATAACCCTCCTGCGCGACGTCAGGACCGGAAACAAGCAGTTCCGCGAGCTCGTCGAGGAGATCGCGATCCTGATGGGCTATGAGGCGCTCCGCGACCTGCCCACCGAAAAGATCGAGATCGAGACGCCCATTACCAAGACCGTCTCCCCCGTCATCGCCGGCAAGAAGCTCGCCATCGTCCCCATCCTCCGCGCCGGTCTGGGAATGGTCAACGGCATCCACGCGCTCGTGCCCACCGCGAAGGTCGGACATATCGGCCTTTATCGCGATCACGAGACTCTTGAGCCCCATGAATATTACTGCAAGCTGCCCGAGGACATCGACAAGCGCCTCGTCATCCTGCTCGATCCGATGCTCGCGACGGGCGGAAGCGCCTGCGCCGCGGTCGACTTCATCAAGCAGCGCGGCTGCAAGCACATCAAGTTCATGTCCATCATCGCCGCCCCCGTCGGCATCAAGCGCCTGATGGACGCGCATCCCGACGTTCAGCTCTACTGCGGCTGCCTCGATGAGAAGCTCAACGAGAACGGCTACATCGTCCCCGGTCTCGGCGACGCCGGCGACCGTATC
- a CDS encoding CapA family protein, translated as MYKRRVAAALLLLCVLFASAACGTKAPQPAFSSASSAPGPAPAEPQYAVVRLMAVGDNLIHNVIYNQAKERGTAELEYDFSYVYEHVKPIIQKADVAFINQETVLAGKYFEPSNYPRFCTPTEMGDCLLDVGFNVFNHANNHMLDKGRKGIAATLEYWDTQADKDICVCGMYKDEADLYTCHYIEKNGVKIGFFGFTEHTNGLVAPDSMTERIVYAEDEAVIKKAIDVMKAECDVVAVSAHWGDENYSERTKTALTKLEKTLSQKLADWGVDLIIGTHPHVIQPMKWLDRADGGKTFCVYSLGNFVSAMNGPCNMLGGLVDLDIRKNNNTGEISIENICYVPLVTHYNRGMKNVRIYPLSEYTEELASAHGCKAKTYSGFSLKYLNKVVTDNIEEEYLFEK; from the coding sequence ATGTATAAAAGACGCGTCGCCGCGGCGCTTCTGCTGCTGTGCGTGCTTTTCGCCTCCGCCGCCTGCGGAACGAAGGCGCCGCAGCCCGCGTTCTCGTCGGCTTCGTCGGCTCCGGGGCCTGCGCCTGCCGAGCCGCAATACGCCGTCGTGCGTCTTATGGCGGTGGGGGATAACCTCATCCACAACGTCATTTACAATCAGGCGAAGGAGCGCGGCACCGCGGAGCTGGAATACGATTTCTCCTACGTCTACGAACACGTCAAGCCGATAATTCAGAAGGCGGACGTCGCCTTCATCAATCAGGAGACCGTCCTCGCGGGCAAATACTTCGAGCCGTCGAACTATCCGCGCTTCTGCACTCCGACGGAGATGGGCGACTGCCTGCTCGACGTCGGCTTCAACGTCTTCAACCACGCGAACAACCATATGCTCGACAAGGGGCGGAAGGGCATCGCCGCCACGCTCGAGTACTGGGATACGCAGGCGGATAAGGATATCTGCGTCTGCGGTATGTATAAGGACGAGGCGGACCTTTACACCTGCCATTATATCGAAAAAAACGGAGTGAAGATCGGCTTTTTCGGCTTCACCGAGCACACGAACGGACTCGTCGCGCCCGACTCTATGACCGAGCGCATCGTCTACGCCGAGGACGAGGCGGTCATCAAGAAGGCGATAGACGTTATGAAGGCGGAATGCGACGTCGTCGCCGTTTCCGCGCACTGGGGCGATGAGAACTACTCCGAGCGCACCAAGACCGCGCTGACGAAGCTCGAGAAGACGCTTTCACAGAAGCTCGCCGACTGGGGCGTCGACCTGATAATCGGCACGCATCCGCACGTCATCCAGCCGATGAAGTGGCTCGACCGCGCCGACGGCGGGAAGACCTTCTGCGTCTATTCGCTCGGCAACTTCGTCTCCGCGATGAACGGCCCCTGCAATATGCTCGGCGGGCTCGTCGACCTCGATATACGCAAAAACAACAACACCGGCGAGATCTCGATAGAGAATATCTGCTACGTTCCGCTCGTCACGCACTATAACCGCGGAATGAAAAACGTCCGCATATATCCGCTTTCCGAATACACCGAGGAGCTCGCCTCCGCCCACGGATGCAAGGCAAAGACCTATTCCGGCTTCTCGCTGAAATATCTGAACAAGGTCGTCACCGACAATATCGAAGAGGAGTACCTTTTTGAAAAATGA
- the uvrC gene encoding excinuclease ABC subunit UvrC produces MKNDRIEACLKKANSLPLTPGVYIMKNREGEIIYIGKAKKLRNRVSQYFARFESHTGKTRRMVENVYDFDYILTTSELEALTLECSQIKQHRPKYNILLKDDKGFCFIRQSREQYPRFTVVYHKKDDGAEYFGPFMSAGSARQTLELASKLFLLPTCTRKLEYGKRSERPCLNYFIKQCCAPCTGRVPPERYAENVKDALAFINGGMKQAVEDMTARMKAYSDAMEYEKAAQLRDRIAAVDRIWQRQGVVSDDCREHDAFAITSDGVTQCVCVLNVREGRVKLKESSFFDCDETESGPELLTSFICEYYSEDREVPPVVALASEPEDFALLREWLSAKRGRRVSLRCKGRGDLPKTARICLDNAEEALVQYSVRRGGKKTKAAEELKAYLGLTGELTRIEAYDISHTGGKTTVGGMVVFENGAPKKSDYRRFRVSVTGGDDYAATAEVLSRRLAHLGEKGFERPDVILLDGGAQHVAVVGELFREKGVDIPFFGMVKDNKHSLRGLVSPEGELDIGKTTRAFRLLYAVSEEVHRFAISYHRAARSAELKTSQLRVIDGVGESRAAALLKAFGSVDGVRAATVDELAAVKGMSRAAAENVRKFFDAIPADA; encoded by the coding sequence TTGAAAAATGATCGCATTGAAGCGTGTCTGAAAAAGGCGAATTCGCTTCCGCTGACTCCCGGCGTCTACATCATGAAAAACCGCGAGGGAGAAATCATTTACATAGGCAAGGCGAAGAAGCTCCGCAACCGCGTGAGCCAGTATTTCGCGCGCTTCGAAAGCCACACCGGCAAGACGCGCCGCATGGTCGAGAACGTCTACGATTTCGACTACATACTGACCACCTCCGAGCTGGAGGCGCTGACGCTCGAATGCTCGCAGATCAAGCAGCACCGCCCGAAGTACAACATCCTGCTTAAAGACGACAAGGGCTTCTGCTTCATCCGGCAGAGCCGGGAGCAGTACCCGCGCTTCACCGTCGTCTATCACAAAAAGGACGACGGCGCGGAGTATTTCGGCCCGTTCATGTCCGCCGGCTCGGCGCGGCAGACGCTGGAGCTCGCGTCAAAGCTGTTCCTGCTGCCGACCTGCACGCGCAAGCTCGAGTACGGGAAGCGCTCGGAGCGCCCCTGCCTCAACTATTTCATTAAGCAGTGCTGCGCGCCCTGCACCGGCAGGGTCCCGCCGGAGCGCTACGCCGAGAACGTCAAAGACGCGCTCGCGTTTATAAACGGCGGCATGAAGCAGGCGGTGGAGGATATGACCGCGCGCATGAAGGCGTATTCCGACGCGATGGAATACGAGAAGGCCGCGCAGCTGCGCGACCGTATCGCCGCCGTTGACCGCATCTGGCAGCGGCAGGGAGTCGTTTCCGACGACTGCCGCGAGCACGACGCCTTCGCCATCACCTCCGACGGCGTCACGCAGTGCGTCTGCGTGCTGAACGTTCGCGAGGGCAGGGTGAAGCTGAAGGAAAGCAGCTTCTTCGACTGCGACGAGACCGAGAGCGGCCCCGAGCTGCTGACGAGCTTCATATGCGAGTATTATTCCGAAGACAGGGAGGTGCCTCCCGTCGTCGCGCTCGCGTCCGAGCCGGAGGACTTCGCGCTGCTGCGCGAGTGGCTTTCCGCGAAGCGCGGCAGGCGCGTTTCCCTGCGCTGCAAGGGCAGGGGCGACCTGCCGAAGACCGCGCGCATCTGCCTCGACAACGCCGAGGAGGCGCTTGTGCAGTACAGCGTCCGCCGCGGCGGTAAGAAAACGAAGGCCGCCGAGGAGCTGAAGGCGTACCTCGGGCTGACCGGCGAGCTGACGCGCATCGAGGCGTACGATATATCCCACACCGGCGGCAAAACGACCGTCGGCGGCATGGTGGTCTTCGAGAACGGCGCGCCTAAAAAGAGCGACTACCGCCGCTTCCGCGTCTCCGTCACCGGCGGCGACGACTACGCCGCTACCGCGGAGGTGCTTTCGCGCCGCCTCGCCCATCTGGGCGAGAAGGGCTTCGAGCGTCCGGACGTGATCCTGCTCGACGGCGGCGCCCAGCACGTCGCCGTCGTCGGCGAGCTTTTCAGAGAGAAGGGCGTGGATATCCCGTTCTTCGGCATGGTGAAGGATAACAAGCACTCGCTCCGCGGTCTCGTTTCGCCGGAGGGCGAGCTCGATATAGGCAAAACGACGCGGGCGTTCCGCCTGCTTTACGCCGTTTCCGAGGAGGTGCACCGCTTCGCGATAAGCTACCACCGCGCCGCGCGCTCGGCGGAGCTGAAAACGTCGCAGCTCCGCGTGATAGACGGCGTGGGCGAAAGCCGCGCCGCCGCGCTGCTGAAAGCGTTCGGAAGCGTAGACGGAGTCCGCGCCGCCACGGTCGACGAGCTCGCCGCCGTCAAGGGCATGAGCCGCGCCGCCGCGGAGAACGTCCGCAAGTTCTTCGACGCCATCCCCGCAGACGCGTGA
- the rsmD gene encoding 16S rRNA (guanine(966)-N(2))-methyltransferase RsmD yields the protein MRVVSGSAKGTPLEAPKGMTTRPTSDKAKEGVFSAIQCEIEGARALDIFAGSGGMGIEALSRGAASCVFVDIDLNALRCIKNNLAKAKLEGRVVRRDAIAFLNSCSDRFDIIFSDPPYNKGWTAKLLPLAAKLLDDGGVLLCETDGAEPRPEAAEGLRLRKTYVYGRAVVTLFEKISEKGADADEDSGLPGQF from the coding sequence ATGAGAGTTGTCAGCGGAAGCGCTAAGGGCACGCCGCTCGAAGCGCCGAAGGGAATGACCACGCGCCCGACGAGCGATAAGGCGAAGGAAGGCGTTTTCAGCGCGATACAGTGCGAGATCGAAGGCGCGAGGGCGCTCGATATTTTCGCCGGCAGCGGCGGGATGGGCATCGAGGCGCTCAGCCGCGGAGCCGCGTCCTGCGTCTTCGTGGATATCGACCTTAACGCCCTGCGCTGCATAAAAAACAACCTCGCGAAAGCGAAGCTCGAGGGCAGGGTGGTCCGCAGGGATGCGATCGCGTTCCTGAACTCCTGCTCCGACCGCTTCGATATCATCTTCAGCGACCCGCCTTACAACAAGGGCTGGACGGCGAAGCTGCTGCCGCTTGCGGCGAAGCTGCTGGACGACGGCGGCGTACTGCTTTGCGAGACAGACGGCGCGGAGCCGCGTCCGGAGGCGGCCGAAGGGCTGCGCCTCCGCAAGACCTACGTTTACGGCAGGGCGGTCGTCACCCTGTTTGAAAAGATTTCCGAGAAAGGAGCCGACGCCGATGAGGACAGCGGTTTACCCGGGCAGTTTTGA
- the coaD gene encoding pantetheine-phosphate adenylyltransferase, whose translation MRTAVYPGSFDPITMGHIDIIKRASVMFDKLIICVMSNAKKTPVFTPDERVELIKRATAGIENIEVTSYGGLLADFARQQGAGFIVRGLRALSDFEYEFQMALTNRKLYPDADTVFLTTSAEYMYLSSSIVKEVIRNGGFVRDALPEQIADDVVKKIRA comes from the coding sequence ATGAGGACAGCGGTTTACCCGGGCAGTTTTGACCCGATCACGATGGGGCATATAGACATCATCAAGCGCGCCTCGGTGATGTTCGACAAGCTGATAATCTGCGTTATGTCCAACGCGAAGAAGACTCCCGTCTTCACGCCCGATGAGCGCGTCGAGCTTATCAAGCGCGCGACCGCGGGGATCGAAAACATCGAGGTGACCTCCTACGGCGGACTGCTCGCGGATTTCGCCCGTCAGCAGGGAGCCGGCTTCATAGTCAGAGGCCTGCGCGCGCTCTCGGATTTTGAATACGAGTTCCAGATGGCGCTTACCAACCGCAAGCTTTATCCCGACGCCGACACCGTCTTCCTGACGACCAGCGCGGAGTATATGTACCTCAGCTCAAGCATAGTCAAAGAAGTTATTCGCAACGGCGGCTTCGTTCGGGACGCGCTTCCCGAGCAGATTGCCGATGACGTTGTTAAAAAAATAAGAGCGTAA
- a CDS encoding ATPase codes for MNIDDLLDIMDELIDKAWKVPLSSKSMVDVEQIKDVVQDIRLNMPAEIRQAKTIVADRNKIIADARREADTVIRVAEEKAAFMVTQEEVYKAAQQKANETVAQANKMSAELKRSTNEYIENMLKHTDEVLTQELTEIRKARQNMKNIGRGEAPAEAE; via the coding sequence ATGAACATTGACGACCTGCTCGACATAATGGACGAGCTTATTGACAAAGCGTGGAAAGTGCCGCTTTCCTCCAAGAGCATGGTGGACGTTGAGCAGATAAAGGACGTCGTCCAGGATATCCGCCTCAACATGCCCGCCGAGATCCGCCAGGCGAAGACCATCGTCGCGGACCGCAACAAGATCATCGCCGACGCCAGACGTGAAGCGGATACCGTTATCCGCGTAGCCGAGGAAAAGGCGGCGTTCATGGTCACGCAGGAAGAGGTCTACAAGGCCGCGCAGCAGAAGGCGAACGAGACCGTCGCCCAGGCGAACAAGATGTCCGCCGAGCTGAAGCGCTCCACCAACGAGTATATCGAGAATATGCTCAAGCACACCGACGAGGTGCTCACCCAGGAGCTCACCGAGATCCGCAAGGCGCGTCAGAACATGAAGAACATCGGCCGCGGCGAAGCGCCGGCAGAGGCAGAATAA
- a CDS encoding (d)CMP kinase — protein MLNIAIDGPSGAGKSTVAKEVAARRGMLYLDTGALYRAVALRVLESGVDTHDEAVVEALLPGTEISLRFTDGEQRVLLGGRDVSDEIRTQPVAMAASDISAMPAVRAFLLELQRGIAAKNDCIMDGRDIGTVILPNADIKIFLTASAEERAARRVKQLAEKGIEADYATVVEEIKQRDEQDSTREISPLKPAPDACIIDSTNMSFEQVVAFISRMIGELV, from the coding sequence ATGCTCAATATAGCGATTGACGGACCCTCCGGCGCGGGCAAAAGCACCGTCGCGAAAGAAGTCGCGGCGCGGCGCGGGATGCTCTATCTCGACACCGGCGCGCTTTACCGCGCTGTCGCCCTGCGCGTGCTCGAAAGCGGCGTCGATACGCATGACGAAGCCGTGGTGGAGGCGCTCCTTCCCGGAACGGAGATATCCCTGCGCTTCACCGACGGCGAGCAGCGCGTGCTGCTCGGAGGGCGCGACGTCAGCGACGAGATACGCACCCAGCCGGTCGCCATGGCGGCGTCGGATATATCCGCGATGCCGGCGGTCAGGGCGTTCCTGCTCGAGCTTCAGCGCGGCATCGCCGCGAAGAACGACTGCATCATGGACGGCCGCGACATCGGCACGGTGATCCTGCCGAACGCGGATATCAAGATATTCCTCACCGCCTCCGCCGAGGAACGCGCCGCGCGGCGCGTCAAGCAGCTCGCGGAGAAGGGGATCGAAGCGGACTACGCCACGGTCGTCGAGGAGATCAAGCAGCGCGACGAGCAGGACAGCACCCGAGAAATATCTCCGCTTAAACCCGCTCCCGACGCCTGCATTATCGACTCCACGAACATGAGCTTCGAGCAGGTGGTCGCCTTTATTTCCCGAATGATAGGAGAGCTTGTCTGA
- a CDS encoding 1-acyl-sn-glycerol-3-phosphate acyltransferase, whose translation MSFYAVAKVIVYPFFKLFYGQRVINKKGFPTDEQVIVASNHTSFIDPILIGMACKKRLYYMGKAELFRFKPFGALIKALGAFPVHRGMRDSDATNRVYEIINEGKTFALFPQGTRLPHREDPDDGKPGVAMFSDKTGVGVLPVYVFNKKGKVRAFSRNVVVIGDVIPASEFSVDGGSMLDYRRKSKELMETLFALKERVPEKWR comes from the coding sequence ATGAGTTTTTACGCGGTAGCCAAGGTTATCGTTTACCCGTTTTTCAAGCTGTTTTACGGGCAGCGCGTTATCAACAAAAAGGGCTTCCCGACGGACGAACAGGTGATAGTCGCCTCGAACCACACGTCCTTCATCGACCCGATCCTTATCGGCATGGCGTGCAAAAAGCGGCTGTATTACATGGGCAAGGCGGAGCTCTTCCGCTTCAAGCCGTTCGGAGCGCTGATAAAGGCGCTCGGCGCGTTCCCGGTGCACCGCGGGATGCGCGATTCGGACGCCACCAACCGCGTCTATGAAATTATTAACGAAGGCAAGACCTTCGCGCTCTTCCCGCAGGGAACGCGGCTTCCGCACAGGGAGGATCCGGACGACGGCAAGCCCGGCGTCGCGATGTTCTCCGACAAGACGGGAGTCGGCGTCCTGCCTGTTTACGTCTTCAATAAAAAGGGCAAGGTGCGCGCTTTCTCGCGCAACGTCGTCGTTATCGGCGACGTGATACCCGCGTCCGAATTCTCGGTCGATGGCGGCTCGATGCTGGATTACCGCCGCAAGTCGAAGGAGCTTATGGAAACGCTCTTCGCGCTGAAGGAAAGGGTACCGGAAAAATGGAGGTAA
- a CDS encoding bifunctional 4-hydroxy-3-methylbut-2-enyl diphosphate reductase/30S ribosomal protein S1 translates to MEVILARTAGFCFGVARAVKLARELADSGAPAATLGELIHNPVVTRELAEAGVRRIDSPQEAREGETVVIRSHGEGPGVYETLAARGAKVADATCPFVKRIHELAESLGENDLLLLAGDETHPEVKGVGKYAKCSVFVFKNEKNFKKTLYESKKVEYNSIIIAAQTTFSVSEWGKCAELAARLLPEARIVNTICSATEARQTEAAELAAKCDAMIVVGGRNSSNTAKLYELCRSHCDNTVLVETADEIDMGRYAYTDIVGITAGASTPSGIIEEVVHKMNEETRDAIIESQEPEAAAEETKAAEAVETEVKEEEPVKEVNLDEMSFAEAVDYTFKTLYNGERVTGRVIGITPTEVQIELNTKHYAFVPLSELSSDTTKSPEELVSIGDELDLIVTRVNDVDGMVTLSKKRVDAMRGYEEIEKAVGTQEPLEGTITDAVNGGVIAIVNGVRVFIPASRTGIPRDGDLSVLVGTTQKIVILEINPRRRRVIGSIKAGERRTRKELAAQLWSEIEVGKKYTGKVKSLTSYGAFIDIGGVDGMVHVSEMSWERGKKPEDIFKIGDRVEVYVKDFDAEKKRISLGYRKEEDNPWNTFTDNFAVGDVIDVTVNRLMSFGAFVAIVPGIDGLIHISQIADRRIEKASDELKVGQEVKAKITSIDVENHKVGLSIRALLPKKTEEAPAEEVETVSEASEDPAAIEVPAETEAPAAPVEEAVAAAEETAEKVEEAASAVEEAVEEAAAPVEEAAAVEEKAEEAAE, encoded by the coding sequence ATGGAGGTAATTCTCGCCCGTACTGCCGGCTTCTGCTTCGGCGTAGCGCGCGCGGTGAAGCTCGCCCGCGAGCTTGCCGATTCCGGCGCGCCCGCTGCGACGCTGGGCGAGCTGATACATAACCCAGTCGTTACCCGCGAGCTTGCGGAAGCGGGAGTGCGCCGCATCGACTCGCCGCAGGAGGCGCGGGAAGGCGAAACGGTCGTCATCCGCTCGCACGGCGAAGGTCCCGGCGTTTACGAGACGCTCGCCGCACGCGGAGCGAAGGTAGCGGACGCGACCTGTCCGTTCGTCAAGCGCATCCACGAGCTTGCGGAATCGCTCGGCGAGAACGATTTGCTGCTTCTGGCGGGAGACGAAACGCATCCCGAGGTCAAAGGCGTAGGAAAATATGCAAAATGTTCCGTCTTTGTCTTCAAAAATGAAAAAAATTTCAAAAAAACTCTTTACGAATCAAAAAAAGTAGAGTATAATAGCATAATTATAGCGGCTCAAACTACGTTTTCCGTTTCCGAGTGGGGGAAATGCGCCGAGCTTGCCGCCCGGCTGCTTCCGGAAGCGAGGATAGTGAACACGATCTGCAGTGCCACCGAGGCGCGCCAGACCGAAGCCGCGGAGCTTGCCGCGAAGTGCGACGCGATGATAGTCGTCGGCGGCAGGAACAGCTCCAACACGGCGAAGCTTTACGAGCTTTGCCGCAGTCATTGCGACAATACCGTCCTTGTCGAGACCGCGGACGAAATCGACATGGGCAGGTATGCATATACCGATATTGTCGGGATTACCGCCGGTGCGTCCACACCGTCGGGAATAATTGAGGAGGTTGTTCACAAGATGAACGAAGAAACAAGAGATGCGATCATAGAATCGCAGGAGCCCGAGGCAGCAGCCGAGGAGACCAAAGCGGCCGAGGCCGTTGAAACTGAAGTCAAGGAGGAAGAACCTGTTAAGGAAGTAAACCTTGACGAGATGAGCTTTGCTGAAGCAGTCGATTACACGTTCAAGACTTTATATAACGGGGAAAGGGTCACCGGCAGAGTTATCGGCATAACTCCGACGGAGGTTCAGATCGAGCTGAATACCAAGCACTACGCTTTTGTTCCGCTTTCCGAACTCAGCAGCGACACCACCAAGTCGCCCGAAGAACTCGTTTCCATCGGAGACGAGCTGGATCTCATCGTCACCAGAGTCAACGACGTTGACGGTATGGTCACGCTTTCCAAGAAGCGCGTCGACGCCATGAGAGGTTATGAAGAGATCGAGAAGGCCGTAGGCACTCAGGAGCCCCTTGAAGGCACGATTACCGACGCTGTCAACGGCGGCGTTATCGCCATCGTCAACGGCGTGCGCGTATTCATCCCCGCGTCCCGCACCGGCATTCCGCGCGACGGCGACCTGTCCGTACTGGTCGGCACCACGCAGAAGATAGTCATCCTCGAGATCAACCCGCGCCGCCGCAGAGTCATCGGCTCCATCAAGGCGGGCGAACGCCGCACGCGCAAGGAGCTTGCCGCGCAGCTGTGGTCCGAGATCGAGGTCGGCAAGAAGTACACCGGCAAGGTCAAGTCCCTGACCAGCTACGGCGCCTTCATCGACATCGGCGGAGTGGACGGCATGGTCCACGTCTCCGAGATGTCCTGGGAGCGCGGCAAGAAGCCGGAAGACATCTTCAAGATCGGCGACAGAGTCGAAGTCTACGTCAAGGATTTCGACGCCGAGAAGAAGCGTATTTCCCTCGGCTACCGCAAGGAAGAGGATAACCCGTGGAACACCTTCACCGATAACTTCGCCGTCGGCGACGTCATCGACGTGACGGTCAACCGTCTGATGAGCTTCGGCGCGTTCGTCGCGATCGTTCCGGGCATCGACGGACTGATCCACATTTCGCAGATCGCGGACCGCCGCATAGAGAAGGCGTCCGACGAGCTGAAGGTCGGCCAGGAAGTCAAGGCGAAGATCACCTCGATCGACGTCGAGAATCACAAGGTCGGGCTCTCCATCAGAGCGCTGCTCCCCAAGAAGACCGAAGAAGCTCCCGCCGAAGAGGTCGAGACCGTTTCCGAAGCTTCCGAGGATCCCGCCGCGATAGAAGTCCCCGCGGAGACCGAGGCGCCCGCCGCTCCCGTTGAGGAAGCCGTCGCCGCCGCCGAAGAGACCGCCGAGAAGGTCGAAGAGGCCGCCTCCGCCGTCGAAGAGGCCGTCGAAGAGGCCGCCGCTCCCGTCGAGGAAGCCGCCGCTGTCGAGGAAAAGGCCGAAGAAGCCGCCGAGTGA